From Synoicihabitans lomoniglobus, the proteins below share one genomic window:
- a CDS encoding ABC-F family ATP-binding cassette domain-containing protein, with the protein MLTIADVAKSYGTRELFSDVSLFVARTDRLGLVGPNGAGKSTLFNLILGKESPDNGVIEWERGADFGFLPQESAPVGDETVIAIATDGQKLDFDGDDDDDYDIDWTLEPRARKILAGLGFKDADMDLPAKSFSGGWIMRAHLARLLVSEPTLLLLDEPTNHLDLEALLWFQDYLTRYPGGLVVISHDRAFLNALCNGILELRGATLHKYTGNYDDYLEQKEARHEQLLAVYKNQQREIAHQQKFVDRFGAKASMATRAKSKEKHIARLKEEAVESPEMELKRINFRFPQPPRSGLKVIELEHVEQAYGDHVVYQDLNFTAERGEKIVLVGPNGAGKSTLLKILGDVIPIRGGERELGSNVYPGYFAQNRADNLKLDETVLANVMELRTAENDLTEQQARAILGAFLFRKDDVFKKVSVLSGGEKSRLALARLLVDPPNLLLMDEPTTHLDIQSIDALISALKAFAGTFIFISHDVYFIRQLAETVLHVHGGRLTRYAGDYDYYLEKSQATGEREALTAGFTAARPDQAKSAAKTNAKPDRDAAKNRDAEIRKLRSSVGDLEQKVVDLEAKQGELTAELEDPGTYEEAGKAQHLNRELTAVTDQLTAANREWEAAAERLVELEKA; encoded by the coding sequence ATGCTCACCATCGCCGACGTCGCTAAATCCTATGGCACCCGAGAACTGTTCTCGGACGTGTCTCTCTTCGTCGCGCGCACCGACCGCCTGGGCCTCGTGGGCCCCAACGGCGCGGGCAAATCGACCTTGTTCAACCTCATCCTGGGCAAGGAATCCCCGGACAACGGCGTGATCGAATGGGAACGCGGCGCGGACTTCGGGTTTCTCCCGCAGGAAAGCGCCCCGGTCGGCGACGAAACCGTCATCGCCATCGCCACCGACGGTCAAAAGCTCGATTTCGACGGCGACGATGACGACGACTACGACATCGATTGGACGCTCGAACCGCGTGCGCGCAAAATTCTCGCCGGTCTCGGTTTCAAGGACGCCGACATGGACCTGCCCGCCAAGTCCTTTTCCGGTGGCTGGATCATGCGCGCTCACCTCGCCCGCCTGCTCGTTTCCGAGCCAACGCTCCTGCTCCTCGACGAGCCGACCAATCACCTCGATCTCGAAGCCCTGCTCTGGTTCCAGGACTACCTCACCCGCTACCCCGGCGGTCTCGTCGTCATCTCTCACGACCGCGCTTTTCTCAACGCCCTCTGCAACGGCATCCTCGAGCTGCGCGGGGCCACGCTGCATAAATACACCGGTAACTACGACGACTACCTGGAGCAAAAGGAAGCCCGTCACGAGCAGCTGCTCGCGGTTTATAAGAACCAACAGCGCGAAATCGCCCACCAGCAAAAGTTCGTCGATCGCTTCGGCGCCAAGGCCTCGATGGCCACCCGCGCCAAATCCAAGGAAAAGCACATCGCCCGCCTGAAAGAAGAAGCGGTCGAGTCGCCGGAGATGGAGCTCAAGCGGATCAACTTCCGCTTTCCCCAACCGCCCCGCTCGGGCCTCAAGGTCATCGAGCTCGAACACGTCGAGCAGGCCTACGGCGATCACGTCGTTTATCAGGATCTCAACTTTACCGCCGAACGTGGCGAAAAGATCGTCCTCGTCGGCCCCAACGGCGCGGGCAAGTCCACGCTGCTGAAAATTCTTGGCGACGTCATCCCGATCCGCGGCGGCGAGCGCGAGCTCGGCTCCAATGTCTACCCCGGTTACTTCGCGCAAAACCGCGCCGACAACCTCAAGCTCGACGAAACCGTGCTCGCCAACGTCATGGAGTTGCGCACGGCCGAGAACGATCTCACCGAACAACAGGCCCGCGCCATCCTCGGCGCCTTCCTCTTCCGCAAGGACGACGTTTTCAAAAAAGTCTCCGTGCTCTCCGGCGGCGAAAAATCCCGCCTCGCCCTCGCCCGCCTCCTCGTCGATCCGCCCAATCTCCTTCTCATGGATGAGCCGACGACCCACCTCGACATCCAGTCGATCGACGCACTCATCAGCGCGCTCAAAGCCTTTGCGGGCACCTTCATTTTCATCAGCCACGACGTGTATTTCATCCGGCAACTCGCCGAGACCGTGCTGCACGTGCACGGCGGCCGCCTCACGCGCTACGCCGGCGACTACGACTACTACCTCGAGAAATCCCAAGCCACCGGCGAACGCGAAGCGCTCACGGCCGGCTTCACCGCAGCGCGACCCGACCAAGCCAAAAGCGCGGCCAAAACCAACGCCAAACCCGACCGTGACGCGGCGAAAAACCGCGACGCCGAGATCCGCAAACTGCGTTCCTCGGTCGGCGACTTGGAGCAAAAGGTCGTCGACCTCGAAGCCAAACAAGGCGAACTGACCGCCGAACTTGAAGACCCCGGCACCTATGAGGAAGCGGGCAAAGCCCAACACCTCAACCGCGAGCTCACCGCCGTGACCGACCAGCTCACCGCCGCCAACCGCGAGTGGGAAGCCGCCGCCGAACGCTTGGTCGAGTTGGAAAAAGCCTGA
- a CDS encoding thymidine phosphorylase, whose protein sequence is MFPQHVIARKRDGQILTEAEIQAFVRGATDGSWEDYQLTAMLMAIYLNGMTADEVALYTRAMMNSGVVADLSNIPGVKVDKHSTGGVGDKVSLPLAAMVAACGVPVPMISGRGLGHSGGTLDKLESIPGFNVNLSLSAYRDQVARVGCALIGQTKELAPSDKKLYALRDVTATVECMPLICGSIMCKKLAEGIDGLVLDVKYGRGAFMKDLAQARELAGAMVDIGNKMGKGMRALITAMHEPLGRAVGNAVEVAESIACLRGEGPADLMEVTKALCSEMLQLGGVAADDADARARLQAVVDDGSALRKFQEIIEAQGGDPRVIDDPESVLPAASQQVPLLADHAGIVQDVDAMEVALAALRLGAGRARAQDAIDPAVGVTALVKIGEVVEKGQPLCIVHANDDDAWAEAEVRLRDGIKIGTTAAAPPALIADRIG, encoded by the coding sequence ATGTTTCCTCAACATGTGATCGCGCGAAAACGAGACGGCCAGATTTTGACGGAGGCCGAGATTCAGGCCTTTGTCCGGGGGGCCACCGACGGGTCGTGGGAAGACTATCAACTCACCGCGATGCTCATGGCCATTTACCTGAATGGCATGACCGCGGACGAGGTAGCGCTCTATACGCGAGCCATGATGAACTCCGGCGTGGTTGCCGATTTGTCGAATATTCCGGGGGTGAAGGTCGACAAACATTCCACCGGTGGGGTCGGCGATAAAGTATCGTTGCCGCTGGCCGCGATGGTGGCCGCGTGTGGGGTGCCGGTGCCGATGATCAGTGGTCGTGGGCTGGGTCACAGCGGCGGCACGCTCGACAAATTGGAATCGATCCCGGGTTTCAATGTGAACCTCTCGCTCAGCGCCTACCGCGATCAGGTGGCCAGGGTCGGTTGTGCTTTGATTGGACAGACCAAGGAACTCGCGCCGTCGGACAAAAAACTCTACGCGCTGCGCGATGTGACCGCGACGGTCGAGTGCATGCCGCTCATCTGTGGTTCGATCATGTGCAAAAAACTGGCCGAGGGCATCGATGGTCTCGTGCTCGACGTAAAATATGGTCGCGGCGCGTTCATGAAAGACCTCGCGCAAGCGCGTGAACTCGCCGGTGCCATGGTCGACATTGGCAACAAGATGGGCAAAGGCATGCGTGCCCTCATCACCGCCATGCACGAGCCCCTGGGTCGGGCCGTGGGCAATGCCGTCGAGGTGGCCGAATCAATCGCGTGCCTGCGCGGTGAAGGCCCGGCGGATCTTATGGAAGTCACCAAGGCGCTCTGCTCCGAGATGCTGCAACTGGGCGGAGTCGCAGCGGACGACGCGGATGCCCGCGCCCGACTGCAGGCGGTTGTGGATGACGGATCGGCGTTGCGCAAATTTCAGGAAATCATCGAGGCGCAAGGCGGTGATCCCCGCGTCATCGACGACCCGGAGAGCGTGCTGCCCGCAGCCTCACAGCAAGTGCCGCTATTGGCCGACCACGCCGGCATCGTGCAGGACGTCGACGCCATGGAAGTCGCCCTCGCCGCGCTGCGACTGGGGGCCGGGCGAGCCCGCGCACAAGATGCGATCGACCCGGCAGTCGGTGTGACCGCGTTGGTCAAAATCGGCGAGGTCGTCGAAAAGGGTCAGCCTCTTTGTATTGTGCACGCCAACGACGATGACGCCTGGGCCGAAGCCGAGGTGCGCCTGCGCGATGGTATCAAGATCGGCACTACAGCGGCCGCGCCGCCGGCGCTGATCGCCGACCGGATCGGGTAG
- a CDS encoding type II toxin-antitoxin system PemK/MazF family toxin has translation MPSATFEPGTLVVVPFPFTDSATTKRRPAVVLSSAAFNSTNGHVILAMITTAKHSSWTGDMPIRDWKKCGLPQPCIVRPKVFTLDLRFVERALGKLTPRDAIAFRSVINDTVMNHWSGN, from the coding sequence ATGCCTTCCGCGACCTTTGAGCCGGGCACCCTGGTAGTCGTCCCGTTTCCCTTCACGGATAGTGCGACGACAAAACGGCGCCCCGCCGTGGTGCTCTCTTCCGCCGCGTTCAACTCCACGAACGGTCACGTCATTCTAGCCATGATCACCACCGCAAAGCATTCCTCGTGGACCGGCGATATGCCGATACGTGACTGGAAAAAATGCGGCCTACCCCAACCCTGCATCGTTCGCCCCAAAGTCTTCACCCTCGATCTGCGTTTCGTTGAACGTGCGCTCGGAAAACTAACGCCGCGCGACGCGATCGCTTTCCGCAGTGTCATCAACGATACCGTGATGAACCACTGGTCAGGCAATTAG
- a CDS encoding AbrB/MazE/SpoVT family DNA-binding domain-containing protein → METLITKLTSKGQTTIPQRVRLTLGLRTGDALAFRFNGDRIEIAKAQPLDLTFAESTAKTLAPEWMSEADDDAFRDL, encoded by the coding sequence ATGGAAACCCTGATCACGAAGCTTACCAGCAAAGGGCAAACCACCATCCCCCAGCGGGTTCGCCTGACCCTCGGTCTGCGCACGGGTGACGCTCTCGCCTTCCGCTTCAACGGCGACCGCATCGAAATCGCCAAGGCCCAACCACTCGATCTCACGTTCGCCGAATCAACCGCGAAGACGCTCGCTCCCGAATGGATGTCCGAAGCCGACGACGATGCCTTCCGCGACCTTTGA